One segment of Setaria viridis chromosome 4, Setaria_viridis_v4.0, whole genome shotgun sequence DNA contains the following:
- the LOC140222474 gene encoding uncharacterized protein, giving the protein MKESDQLATSFNTPYGSYCYVTMLFRLRNVGATYQQCMVPKGKLLGYIISERSIEGNPEKISAISNMGPIRNVKGVQRLTGCLAALSYFISRLGVKGVPLYKLLKK; this is encoded by the exons atgaagGAGTCCGACCAGCTTGCGACCTCCTTCAACACCCCGTATGGTTCATATTGCTACGTGACCATGCTGTTCCGTCTAAGGAACGTTGGTGCCACCTACCAGCAGTGTAT GGTCCCGAAGGGAAAGCTGCTCGGATACATCATCTCCGAGCGCAGCATTGAAGGCAACCCTGAAAAAATCTCGGCCATTTCCAACATGGGCCCAATACGCAATGTCAAGGGTGTACAAAGGCTCACCGGGTGCTTGGCCGCCCTGAGCTATTTTATCTCCCGACTCGGTGTGAAGGGAGTGCCACTCTacaagctcctgaagaagtag